In one Nicotiana tomentosiformis chromosome 6, ASM39032v3, whole genome shotgun sequence genomic region, the following are encoded:
- the LOC138894259 gene encoding uncharacterized protein yields the protein MNDAQVNYTVTEKELLAIVFAIEKSCLYLIGAKVIVHTDHVALCYLMSKKDSKSRLMRWVPWFADLANFLGSGIISDEFSSNQRKKLKRDCQDYYWDESYLFRICTNRVIRRFVPEEEQCEILGACHSSPYGGHHGGAKTAAKVLSYGFYWPTLYKDAIFTLWVAHLNELDEFRYHAYASSSLYKERMKKLKSKWSGPFEIVGVTPFGELDLKNKNDEVFRVNGHRVKHYLGQADDGHVVAVILLN from the exons atgaatgatgcccaagttaattacactgtgaccgaaaaagagctacttgccattgtgtttgctattgagaagtccTGCTTGTACTTGATAGGtgcaaaagttattgtccacacggatcatgtggCACTCTGttaccttatgagcaagaaagattccaaatcccggttgatgagatgg gtgccatggttcgcagatctagcaaattttcttgggAGTGGTATCAtctcggatgagttctcttcaaaccaaaggaagaagctcaaacgggattgtcaagactattattgggatgaatcgtacctttttcggatttgtaccAATAGAGTGATTAGAAGATTTGTACCAGAGGAGGAACaatgtgaaattcttggggcttgtcattcttcgccatatggtggtcaccatggtggagcaaaaACGGCAGCCAAAGTATTAAGTtacggtttctattggcccactctttacaaggatgcaa ttTTCACCTtgtgggttgcacatttgaatgaattagatgaatttcgataccatgcatatgcaagttcgtccttgtacaaagaaagaatgaa aaagttgaaatccaaatggagtggtccctttgaaattgtgggtgtgacaccttttggtgaattggacttgaagaacaaaaatgatgaggtgttCCGAgttaatggtcaccgggtgaagcattatttgggacaagctgatgatggccacgttgtggcagTGATTCTTTTGAATTGA